Below is a genomic region from Vulgatibacter sp..
CGAAGTCGGTGCATCGTGCGGTTGGAACCACAGTGCGTCAAGGGAAATGCCGGTAGCTCGAGCGTCGGATCTCCAAGGGATTTTTCCCATTCCAGGAGGGCGGCGAGACGCTTTTCGAGCCGTGTCGAGACATCGGCGAAACAAGGGAGAGAGCAGTTGGGGTAGGGTCGGAAATTCCCATGGAGACCGCGCTTCGCCTTCTCACCGCCCTCCCCCGCAAGCCAGGCCGCTTCCTCCTCGCCCCGGCGCTCGCCGGCGGCAGCTGGCTGGTCGGGCACGGCACGCCGCTCGCGCTGGAACCCGGCGCGGGGCTCGAGGCGCTCCCGCACCTGCTCGAGCCGGGGCCGAAGGGCACGGTGGTCCTTCTCGGCTACGAACTGGGTCGCTCGCTCCTCCGGCGCCCCGGCAGGGCCCGGGAGGATCGCGGGCTTCCCCGGGCGGTGGCGATCCGGGTGGAGGAGGCGGTGGCGATCGACCCGGCCACCGGTCGGATCGAGGGCGACGCCGCTCTCGCCGGGCTGCGGGGCCCCCTGCCGACCCACCCAGCGCAGCGCTGCAGCGTCGAGGTCTCGCTCGATCGCAGGGCCCACGCCGCTGCGGTGGGACGGGTCCACGAGCTCATCCGCGCCGGCGAGACCTACCAGACCAACCTCACGGTGCGCTTCTCCGCCCCGTGGTCCACGGGCCCGGAGGCGCTGCTGCCGGCGCTGCTCACCACGGGGCCGCAGGCGTGCACCGCCTACCTCGATCTGCCGGGCGGGGCTTCGGTGGTGAGCGCCTCGCCGGAGCTGCTTCTGCGCTACGACGCCGCAACGAGGCTGGCGAGCAGCGAGCCGATCAAGGGGACGAGGCCCCGGGGCGAAGGTGCCGAAGCGGACGAGGCCCTCGCAGCGGCGCTCGCAGCCGATCCGAAGGAACGGGCGGAGCACGTGATGATCGTGGACCTGGTCCGCAACGATCTCGGCCGGGTCGCCGAGGTGGGCAGCGTGCACGTCCCCGCCCTCTTCCGGGTCGACCGCCTCCCCACCGTGCACCACCTGGTGAGCGAGATCGCCGCGCGCCTTGCGCCGGCCCGCACCCTGCCGGAGCTGGTGGCCAGCCTCTTTCCCGCAGGCTCGATCACCGGGGCGCCGAAGCTGCGCACCATGGAGATCATCGACGAGCTCGAGCCGGTGGCCCGCGGGCCCTATTGCGGATCGATCGGGCTCGTCCGCCCCGACGGCAGCTGCGCCCTCTCGGTGGCGATTCGCACCGCCGTACTCCAGGACGGCAGGGTCGACTACGGCGCCGGCGGCGGGATCACCATCGACGCAGCCGCCACCCGCGAATGGGACGAGCTGGTGCTGAAGGCCCGGCCCTTCCTTTCCGCGGTGGGCGCCGCCGCGCCGTGTTAGAAGGGCAGACCGACCTGCCGAGGAAGACCATGGAGAAGAAAGAGACCCTGGCGAAGACCCGCGTACTCTCGGGCATCCAGCCCTCGGGCAAGCTGCACATCGGCAACTACTTCGGTGCGATCCAGCAGCACATCGCGCTGCAGCACGAGTTCCCGGGTGAAGCCTTCTACTTCATCGCCAACTACCACGCGCTGACCACGCTGCAGGGTGTGCCGGACGAGGTGCGGGCCCACACGCTCGACGCGGCGCTGGATTACCTGGCGCTGGGCCTCGATCCGAAGAAGGCCACCTTCTACCGGCAGAGCGACGTTCCCGAGGTGACCGAGCTCACCTGGTTCCTCGCCACGGTGACGCCGGTCTCGCTGCTGGAGAAGGGCGTCTCCTACAAGGACAAAATCGCCAAGGGGATCGCGGCGAACGCGGGCCTGCTCACCTACCCCGTGCTCATGGCGGCGGACATCCTCATCGCCCACGCCACCCTGGTGCCGGTGGGCGAGGACCAGATCCAGCACATCGAGTTCACCCGGGACATGGCCGGCTTCTTCAACAACACCTACGGCGCCGGCATCCTCACCCTGCCCGCTGCGCGCTTCGCGCAGGGCCGCAAGGTGCCTGGCACCGACGGCCAGAAGATGTCGAAGAGCTACGGCAACACCATCGGCATCTTCGAGGAGGGCGCGTCCCTCAAGAAGAAGGTGATGGGGATCAAGACGAGCTCGGTGCCCATGGGTGAGCCGCTCGATCCGGAGACGGACACGGTCTTCGCGCTCTACAAGCTGGTCGCCTCGCCAGGGGAGATCGCCGACATGGAGCAGAAGTACCGCACGGGCGCCGTCGGCTTCGGCCACGCAAAGAAGGAGCTCCTCGGCAAGCTCGAGGAGCACTTCGCCCCGGCCCGGGCGCGGCGCAAGGAACTCGAGCAGAACCTCGACCAGGTGGAGGCGATCCTCCGCGAGGGCGCGGAGCGCACCCGCGCCGAGGCCCGCAAGACCCTCGACACCTGCCGCCGCGCGGTGGGGATGGCCTGATCCCCCCGGGAGTCGTGTGCTGCTGCTCCTCGACAACCGCGACTCCTTCACCTTCAACCTGGCGCAGTATTTCGCGCAGCTCGGCGCCGCCGTGCAGGTGGTGCCGAGCGACGCGATCACGGTGGCGGAGATCGCGGCGCTCCGTCCCGCGCGGCTCGTGATCGCGCCGGGGCCCGGTGCGCCCGCCGGCGCCGGCATCTCCCTCGAGGCGATCGCCGCCTTCTCCGGCAGGCTGCCGCTGCTCGGCGTCTGCCTCGGCCACCAGGCGATCGCCGAGGCGTTCGGCGGCGCGGTGGTGCGCGGGGCGGAGCCGGTGCACGGCAAGCCGGCGGTGATCGAGCACGAGGGCACCGGGCTCTTCGAGGGCCTGGCAGCGCGGACGGTCGTGGGGCGCTACCACTCGCTGGTGGTGGAGGAGCGCACCCTGCCTGGCTGCCTGCGGATCACGGCACGTGCGACGGACGATCGCTCGGTGCAGGCGATCGCCCACGTGGCGCACCCGACCTGCGGCGTGCAATTCCACCCGGAGTCGGTGCTCACCGCCGAGGGGATGGCGCTGCTGCGGAACTTCCTCGCCCTCCGTTGAAATGGGCGGGAGGCGCCGCCCCCCGGCAGCGCCTCCCGCTCGTCTACCGCTCGGTCGCCGAAGGGATCAGCCGCTGGCGGCGGAGACGGCGTTGATCAACGTGATGTCCGAGTTGCCCACGCCGACCGTCACGCCGATGCCATCCGGGTAGATGCAGGTCGTTCCCGACGGGAGATCGCTGCAGTCCTCGACCACCGTGTAATCGCCCGGCGGGAGGTTGAAGTTCTGGGGGCTGCCCTCCATGAGCTCGAAGGGCCCCTCCACCACCATGTCGTTCTCGTCGAGGATCCGCACGCTCACCGGGGTCGAGTTGGTGACGGCGTTGCAGCTGGCGGGATCGTAGCCACCGCCGGTGGTCGCCGCGCAGTACTCCTTGCGCACGGTGAGGGTGCCGTACTCCACGATGTTGATCAGGGTGAAGTCGGTGTTCGCACCGGCTGCCACCGTGAGCTCGATCGGCTGTGGGTAGAAGCAGCTGACTCCAGCGGGCAACCCGGCGCACTCCTCCTCGACCGTGTAGTCACCTGCGGCGAGCGGCAGCTCGAGCGGCGTTCCCTCGACCACGTCGCTTTGGTGGACGATGACGCCGCCCGCGTCGCGCACGATCACCTCGACCGGCTCGCTGCTGGAGATGGCGGCGCAGTCGTAGGGCGGGGTCTCACCCGGTGCCGGCAGGCAATACTCCTTGCGCAGCGTGAGCAGGCCCAGCTCCACCGGCGCGGTCTCGATCAGGTTGCGGATGGTGACGTAGGTCTTCTCGCCCTCCTCCACCACGGCCTCGATCGGGAACTCGTCGAGGCAGCTCACGCCGGGCGGAAGCGCCTCACAATCCTCCCAGATGAGGAAGTCGCCGGCGGGCACACACTCGGCGAAGGGGTCGCCTTCGCTGATGAAGCCGTCGAAGATGTCGCGCTTCTTCGGCGCGATCTTCTTGATGACGATGTGCACCTCCTCCTCGCTGTCGATCGCCTCGCAATCGTAGGGAGGCGTCTGCCCCGGCGCCGGGACGCAGAACTCCTTCTTCACGATCAGCGCGCCCTTGCCCTCCGGACAGATCTCGCAGTTCTTCTCCTTGTCGTGTCCGCCGGTTCCCCCGGTACCGCCATTGCCGGCCATGCCGCCGGCAAAGCCTCCGTTTCCGGCGATGCCGCCGGTGCCACCGTAGCCGCCCTTGCCGCCCGTGCCGCCGTTTCCGGCCATGCCGCCGGCGAAGCCGCCGTTGCCGGCGATGCCGCCCGTGCCGCCGGTGCCGCCGTGCCCGGCCCAGCCGCCTTCCTTCAGCGGTTCGCTCTCGACGTCGGCCTCCGGGCCACCGCAGGCGGTCCCGGTGCCGACCAGCAGCAGCGCCGCGAGCGCCACCAACCCCGCATTCCTCTTCAACATGCAGATCCCTCCCATGCGACGGCACCGGTCCCCCCGAGCACCGACACCGGGGGGAGAGAGCAAGCGGCGGGCCCGTGGTCGCGTTGCCGGCGGGCAGGCGCCA
It encodes:
- a CDS encoding anthranilate synthase component II; the encoded protein is MLLLLDNRDSFTFNLAQYFAQLGAAVQVVPSDAITVAEIAALRPARLVIAPGPGAPAGAGISLEAIAAFSGRLPLLGVCLGHQAIAEAFGGAVVRGAEPVHGKPAVIEHEGTGLFEGLAARTVVGRYHSLVVEERTLPGCLRITARATDDRSVQAIAHVAHPTCGVQFHPESVLTAEGMALLRNFLALR
- a CDS encoding anthranilate synthase component I family protein, producing the protein METALRLLTALPRKPGRFLLAPALAGGSWLVGHGTPLALEPGAGLEALPHLLEPGPKGTVVLLGYELGRSLLRRPGRAREDRGLPRAVAIRVEEAVAIDPATGRIEGDAALAGLRGPLPTHPAQRCSVEVSLDRRAHAAAVGRVHELIRAGETYQTNLTVRFSAPWSTGPEALLPALLTTGPQACTAYLDLPGGASVVSASPELLLRYDAATRLASSEPIKGTRPRGEGAEADEALAAALAADPKERAEHVMIVDLVRNDLGRVAEVGSVHVPALFRVDRLPTVHHLVSEIAARLAPARTLPELVASLFPAGSITGAPKLRTMEIIDELEPVARGPYCGSIGLVRPDGSCALSVAIRTAVLQDGRVDYGAGGGITIDAAATREWDELVLKARPFLSAVGAAAPC
- the trpS gene encoding tryptophan--tRNA ligase, whose product is MEKKETLAKTRVLSGIQPSGKLHIGNYFGAIQQHIALQHEFPGEAFYFIANYHALTTLQGVPDEVRAHTLDAALDYLALGLDPKKATFYRQSDVPEVTELTWFLATVTPVSLLEKGVSYKDKIAKGIAANAGLLTYPVLMAADILIAHATLVPVGEDQIQHIEFTRDMAGFFNNTYGAGILTLPAARFAQGRKVPGTDGQKMSKSYGNTIGIFEEGASLKKKVMGIKTSSVPMGEPLDPETDTVFALYKLVASPGEIADMEQKYRTGAVGFGHAKKELLGKLEEHFAPARARRKELEQNLDQVEAILREGAERTRAEARKTLDTCRRAVGMA